AACTCTTTGGCAAAACAAGAAAATTATTTTTCTGATTTCAAAGGAAATAACTGAAGAATACATAAGAGTATTATCTTATCCAAAATTTAATCTCACAAAAGCTGAAATAAACTACATATTAGAAGAAGAGCTTTTCCCTTTCGTTGAGCCTATCAATGTAACCACAAAAGTAAACCTTGTAAAAGAAGATAATGAAGATAACAAATTCATTGCGTTAGCGGTTGACGGTAAAGCAAAATATATCATAAGCGGCGACAAACATCTTCTTAATTTGTGCAAGCATAAAGATATTAAAA
Above is a window of bacterium DNA encoding:
- a CDS encoding putative toxin-antitoxin system toxin component, PIN family, which codes for MFPRVVIDTNVFISAVLFGGTAEKIRTLWQNKKIIFLISKEITEEYIRVLSYPKFNLTKAEINYILEEELFPFVEPINVTTKVNLVKEDNEDNKFIALAVDGKAKYIISGDKHLLNLCKHKDIKIVTIGDFLGNI